A single Cnuibacter physcomitrellae DNA region contains:
- the ispG gene encoding flavodoxin-dependent (E)-4-hydroxy-3-methylbut-2-enyl-diphosphate synthase: MAAINVGIPQVPETLAPRRKSRQIRVGKVLVGGDAPVSVQSMTTTPTTNINATLQQIAELTASGCDIVRVAVPSRDDAEALPIIAKKSQIPVIADIHFQPNYVFAAIDAGCAAVRVNPGNIRKFDDQVGKIAAAAKAAGVSLRIGVNAGSLEPSLLAKYGKATPEALVESAVWEASLFEEHDFHDFKISVKHNDPIVMVKAYRLLAERGDWPLHLGVTEAGPAFQGTIKSATAFGILLSEGIGDTIRVSLSAPPAEEVKVGLQILQSLNLRERKLEIVSCPSCGRAQVDVYTLANDVTEGLQGMTVPLRVAVMGCVVNGPGEAREADLGVASGNGKGQIFVKGEVIKTVPEAEIVETLIAEANRLAAEMPASAVGTPEVVTA, encoded by the coding sequence GTGGCTGCAATCAACGTCGGGATCCCCCAGGTCCCCGAGACCCTCGCTCCTCGTCGCAAGTCCCGTCAGATCCGGGTCGGCAAGGTCCTCGTCGGCGGCGACGCGCCCGTGAGCGTGCAGTCGATGACCACCACGCCCACCACGAACATCAACGCCACCCTGCAGCAGATCGCCGAGCTCACCGCCTCCGGCTGCGACATCGTGCGCGTGGCCGTGCCCTCCCGCGACGACGCCGAGGCGCTGCCGATCATCGCCAAGAAGAGCCAGATCCCGGTCATCGCCGACATCCACTTCCAGCCCAACTACGTGTTCGCCGCGATCGACGCCGGCTGCGCCGCCGTCCGCGTGAACCCGGGGAACATCCGCAAGTTCGACGACCAGGTCGGCAAGATCGCCGCGGCCGCCAAGGCGGCGGGCGTCAGCCTCCGCATCGGCGTCAATGCGGGGTCGCTCGAGCCGTCGCTCCTCGCCAAGTACGGCAAGGCCACGCCGGAGGCCCTCGTCGAGAGCGCGGTCTGGGAGGCGTCGCTGTTCGAGGAGCACGACTTCCACGACTTCAAGATCTCCGTGAAGCACAACGACCCGATCGTGATGGTCAAGGCCTACCGCCTGCTCGCCGAGCGGGGCGACTGGCCGCTCCACCTCGGCGTCACCGAGGCCGGCCCGGCGTTCCAGGGCACGATCAAGAGCGCGACCGCGTTCGGCATCCTGCTCTCGGAGGGCATCGGCGACACGATCCGTGTCTCGCTCTCGGCCCCGCCGGCGGAAGAGGTGAAGGTGGGACTGCAGATCCTGCAGTCGCTCAACCTGCGCGAGCGCAAGCTCGAGATCGTCTCCTGCCCGTCGTGCGGCCGCGCCCAGGTCGACGTGTACACCCTGGCGAACGACGTCACCGAGGGCCTCCAGGGCATGACCGTCCCGCTGCGCGTGGCCGTCATGGGCTGCGTCGTGAACGGCCCGGGCGAGGCCCGCGAGGCCGACCTCGGCGTCGCCTCCGGCAACGGCAAGGGCCAGATCTTCGTCAAGGGCGAGGTCATCAAGACCGTCCCCGAGGCCGAGATCGTCGAGACCCTCATCGCCGAGGCCAACCGCCTCGCCGCCGAGATGCCCGCCTCCGCCGTCGGCACCCCCGAGGTCGTCACCGCCTGA
- a CDS encoding endonuclease domain-containing protein: MTPSELSDALAVLPEKHRALLARTDGSAQSGLETKVRLGLRSRRVRVRPQVWIPGLGRVDLLVGDRLIIEVDGYQTHGTPTGFKEDRRRDREAAAQGYLVLRFTHWDVCYDWARCLQSILDIVRRGEHRRSH, translated from the coding sequence ATGACGCCTTCGGAACTCTCCGACGCTCTCGCCGTCCTCCCCGAGAAGCACAGAGCCCTCCTCGCGCGGACCGACGGCTCGGCCCAGTCAGGACTCGAGACGAAGGTCCGTCTCGGCCTGCGGAGCCGGCGAGTGCGCGTCCGTCCACAGGTCTGGATCCCGGGCCTCGGGCGAGTGGACCTGCTTGTCGGAGACCGTCTCATCATCGAGGTCGACGGCTACCAGACGCATGGAACACCGACGGGGTTCAAGGAGGATCGGCGCCGAGACCGGGAGGCCGCGGCGCAGGGATACCTCGTCCTCCGCTTCACCCACTGGGACGTCTGCTACGACTGGGCGCGCTGCCTCCAGTCCATCCTCGACATCGTCCGCCGCGGCGAGCACCGTCGGTCCCACTGA
- a CDS encoding TetR/AcrR family transcriptional regulator, whose product MSNRPSPRRPAGRPRASSKEMLEEAAAELFVENTYERTTIEQIAQRAGVSRNTFFNYFASKSDLLWARLDDGVDLLAERLAEASTHPIDPYEAVERAVAETLEGLARGPAPLVLTQYEVMGVDDDLRAGGLTRALRHAEVIERFLASRLGPEAPSARAVSLAVVGAAAAAVGEWATAGPDRTGPGSYAIAAVHPVLAGYRAADGALPAETAPHSSREGL is encoded by the coding sequence GTGTCGAATCGCCCTTCCCCTCGACGGCCCGCCGGCAGGCCGCGCGCGTCGTCGAAGGAGATGCTCGAGGAGGCCGCGGCGGAGCTGTTCGTCGAGAACACCTACGAGCGCACGACCATCGAGCAGATCGCTCAGCGCGCCGGGGTGAGCCGCAACACGTTCTTCAACTACTTCGCGTCCAAGAGCGACCTGCTGTGGGCCAGGCTCGACGACGGGGTCGACCTCCTGGCGGAGCGTCTCGCAGAGGCGTCCACGCATCCGATCGACCCCTACGAGGCGGTCGAGCGCGCCGTCGCCGAGACGCTCGAGGGGCTGGCGCGCGGGCCCGCGCCGCTGGTGCTCACCCAGTACGAGGTGATGGGCGTCGACGACGACCTCCGCGCCGGCGGGCTCACGAGGGCCCTCCGTCACGCCGAGGTGATCGAGCGCTTCCTCGCATCGCGCCTGGGCCCCGAGGCGCCCTCGGCCCGAGCGGTCTCCCTCGCGGTGGTGGGCGCCGCCGCAGCGGCCGTGGGCGAGTGGGCGACCGCGGGACCCGACCGCACCGGCCCCGGCAGCTACGCGATCGCGGCGGTGCACCCGGTGCTGGCCGGGTACCGGGCA